Proteins from a genomic interval of Shewanella seohaensis:
- the lpdA gene encoding dihydrolipoyl dehydrogenase, with protein sequence MSNEIKTQVVVLGAGPAGYSAAFRAADLGLETVIVERFSTLGGVCLNVGCIPSKALLHVAKVIEEAKAVAAHGVVFGEPTIDLDKLRSFKQKVISQLTGGLGGMSKMRKVNVVNGFGKFTGPNSLEVTAEDGTVTVVKFDQAIIAAGSRPIKLPFIPHEDPRIWDSTDALELKEVPGKLLVMGGGIIGLEMGTVYSSLGSEIDVVEMFDQVIPAADKDVVRVYTKQIKKKFNLILETKVTAVEAQEDGIYVSMEGKSAPAEPVRYDAVLVAIGRTPNGKLIDADKAGVNIDERGFINVDKQLRTNVPHIYAIGDIVGQPMLAHKGVHEGHVAAEVIAGMKHYFDPKVIPSIAYTDPEVAWVGLTEKEAKEQGIAYETATFPWAASGRAIASDCSEGMTKLIFDKETHRVIGGAIVGVNGGELLGEIGLAIEMGCDAEDLALTIHAHPTLHESVGLAAEIYEGSITDLPNPKAKKK encoded by the coding sequence ATGAGTAACGAAATCAAAACTCAGGTAGTGGTTTTAGGTGCAGGCCCTGCAGGTTATTCAGCAGCATTCCGTGCTGCCGACTTAGGTCTGGAGACTGTTATCGTTGAACGTTTCAGCACTTTAGGTGGTGTGTGTCTGAACGTGGGTTGTATCCCATCTAAAGCCCTGTTACACGTTGCTAAAGTCATCGAAGAAGCCAAAGCCGTTGCTGCACACGGTGTTGTGTTCGGCGAGCCAACAATCGATTTAGACAAGTTACGCAGCTTCAAGCAAAAAGTGATCAGCCAGTTGACTGGTGGCTTAGGCGGCATGTCTAAAATGCGTAAAGTAAACGTTGTTAATGGCTTCGGTAAATTTACTGGCCCTAACAGCTTAGAAGTGACCGCTGAAGACGGTACTGTGACTGTCGTTAAGTTTGACCAAGCGATTATCGCTGCGGGCTCTCGTCCAATCAAACTGCCTTTCATTCCTCATGAAGATCCACGCATTTGGGATTCAACCGACGCATTAGAGCTGAAAGAAGTGCCAGGCAAACTGCTGGTTATGGGCGGCGGTATTATTGGTCTAGAGATGGGTACTGTTTATTCGTCACTGGGTAGTGAGATCGACGTGGTTGAAATGTTCGACCAGGTGATCCCTGCCGCTGACAAAGACGTTGTTCGCGTCTACACCAAGCAAATCAAGAAGAAGTTTAACCTGATCCTAGAGACCAAAGTGACTGCCGTTGAAGCCCAAGAAGATGGTATCTATGTGTCTATGGAAGGTAAGAGCGCACCAGCTGAGCCAGTACGCTACGATGCGGTATTGGTTGCTATCGGCCGTACACCAAATGGCAAGCTGATTGATGCTGACAAGGCTGGCGTGAACATCGATGAGCGTGGTTTCATCAATGTTGATAAGCAATTACGTACAAACGTACCACACATCTATGCTATCGGTGATATCGTGGGTCAGCCAATGCTGGCACACAAAGGTGTGCATGAAGGCCACGTTGCCGCTGAGGTGATCGCTGGCATGAAGCACTACTTCGATCCTAAGGTGATCCCATCAATCGCTTATACAGATCCAGAAGTGGCGTGGGTTGGTCTGACTGAGAAAGAAGCTAAAGAGCAAGGTATTGCTTATGAAACAGCGACTTTCCCATGGGCAGCCTCTGGTCGTGCGATTGCTTCAGATTGCAGCGAAGGTATGACTAAGCTGATTTTCGATAAGGAAACTCATCGTGTGATCGGTGGTGCTATCGTGGGTGTTAACGGTGGTGAACTCCTAGGTGAAATCGGTCTGGCTATCGAGATGGGTTGCGATGCAGAAGATTTGGCTTTGACCATCCATGCTCACCCAACTCTGCATGAGTCAGTTGGTCTTGCCGCTGAAATCTATGAAGGTTCAATTACCGATTTGCCAAACCCTAAGGCAAAGAAAAAGTAA
- a CDS encoding M13 family metallopeptidase, which produces MKKISTLALGIALSLGLAACSSEPKTEVAAVSGIELQNFDASVRHQDDFYYSVNGKWLANTPIPADKSNYGAFSVLYDQSQDALKKIIDAAAAQKDAAPGSNNQKIGDFNASFMNTDLLETLGVTPLNPLLADIAAVKTHGELPAVMGKLLTSGSGIPFGFYVNNDAKNSTQYAVYLSQSGLTLPDRDYYLKDDAKFVANRQAMAKYVTDILTEAGYKNAKRAAKNVADIEMMIAKSQWSRVESRDANKAYNKLSRAELQKLTGKFDIDAFATSAGLGDKVTDIIVRQPSYFEKLGANFDAFPVSAWQDYLTFHLVDSYAELLSKNFVDLNFAFKSKTLMGIEEQQPRWKKAVDGADQVIGELVGEEYVKQYFKPEAKARMETMIKNLIKGFEVSINELEWMTPETKVAAQEKLSKFTYKIGYPDKWKDYTALEIKPDELVGNYMRYAQFEYQDMINKLGKPIDRTEWHMTPQTVNAYYSPVSNEIVFPAAILQPPFFNMDADDAVNYGGIGAVIGHEISHGFDDQGAKYDGDGNLRDWWSDKDREEFQKRGKQLSAQYSGYEALPGKFVNGDLTLGENIGDLGGLTVAARAYAMSLNGKPAPVLDGLTGEQRFFVGWSQVWRRNYRDEELGRRLLTDPHSPSHYRAMGTPRNIEAFYKAFEMKEGDKMYLKPDERVKIW; this is translated from the coding sequence ATGAAGAAGATTAGCACACTGGCGCTGGGGATTGCCCTGAGCCTAGGTTTAGCCGCTTGCAGCAGCGAGCCTAAAACTGAAGTCGCCGCGGTTTCTGGCATTGAATTACAAAACTTTGATGCCTCAGTTCGCCATCAAGACGATTTCTACTACAGCGTGAACGGCAAATGGTTAGCGAATACGCCCATTCCAGCCGACAAATCTAACTATGGCGCATTCTCTGTGCTGTACGATCAAAGCCAAGATGCATTGAAGAAAATCATCGATGCCGCCGCTGCGCAAAAAGATGCAGCCCCTGGCTCGAATAATCAAAAAATCGGTGACTTTAACGCCAGCTTTATGAACACCGATTTGCTCGAAACTTTAGGTGTGACCCCGCTTAATCCACTATTGGCCGATATCGCAGCGGTGAAAACCCATGGCGAATTACCTGCAGTAATGGGCAAATTATTGACCAGCGGCTCAGGCATTCCCTTTGGTTTTTACGTGAACAACGACGCTAAAAACTCTACCCAATATGCGGTGTATTTAAGCCAGTCAGGCTTAACCCTGCCAGACCGTGATTACTACTTAAAAGATGACGCTAAGTTTGTCGCTAACCGCCAAGCGATGGCGAAATATGTGACCGATATTCTGACCGAAGCGGGCTACAAGAATGCCAAACGCGCGGCGAAAAACGTGGCCGACATCGAGATGATGATCGCTAAGAGTCAGTGGAGCCGTGTTGAATCTCGCGATGCGAACAAGGCTTACAACAAGCTGAGCCGTGCTGAGCTGCAAAAGCTGACCGGCAAGTTTGATATCGATGCCTTTGCGACCAGTGCGGGCCTTGGCGATAAAGTGACTGACATCATCGTGCGTCAGCCATCTTATTTCGAAAAATTAGGCGCTAACTTTGATGCCTTCCCCGTTTCTGCTTGGCAGGATTACTTAACGTTCCACTTAGTGGATAGCTATGCCGAGTTGCTCAGCAAAAACTTTGTTGACCTAAACTTTGCCTTCAAGAGCAAAACTTTGATGGGTATCGAAGAGCAACAACCACGCTGGAAAAAGGCTGTGGATGGCGCCGACCAAGTGATTGGCGAGTTAGTGGGTGAAGAGTATGTGAAGCAATACTTCAAGCCAGAAGCCAAAGCCCGCATGGAAACCATGATCAAAAACCTGATCAAGGGCTTTGAAGTCAGCATCAATGAACTCGAGTGGATGACGCCTGAAACTAAGGTCGCCGCACAGGAAAAACTGTCTAAATTTACCTATAAAATCGGCTATCCAGACAAATGGAAAGACTACACTGCGCTAGAGATCAAGCCTGATGAGCTGGTGGGCAACTATATGCGTTACGCCCAGTTTGAATATCAAGACATGATCAACAAGCTTGGTAAGCCTATCGATCGTACCGAGTGGCATATGACGCCACAAACAGTGAACGCCTATTACAGCCCTGTAAGTAATGAAATCGTGTTCCCAGCCGCGATTCTGCAGCCACCATTCTTCAATATGGATGCCGATGATGCGGTGAACTACGGTGGTATCGGTGCGGTGATTGGCCACGAAATCAGCCATGGTTTCGACGACCAAGGCGCTAAGTACGATGGCGATGGCAACCTGCGTGACTGGTGGTCGGATAAAGACCGTGAAGAGTTCCAAAAACGTGGTAAGCAACTGTCTGCGCAGTATTCTGGCTATGAAGCCCTGCCAGGTAAGTTTGTAAACGGTGATTTAACCTTAGGCGAAAACATCGGTGACTTAGGCGGTTTAACGGTAGCGGCGCGTGCCTACGCGATGAGCTTAAATGGTAAGCCTGCACCTGTGCTGGATGGTTTAACGGGCGAGCAGCGTTTCTTCGTTGGTTGGTCACAGGTATGGCGCCGCAATTACCGTGATGAAGAGTTAGGTCGTCGTCTGTTGACTGACCCGCATTCACCTAGCCACTATCGCGCTATGGGTACGCCTCGCAATATCGAAGCCTTCTACAAAGCCTTCGAGATGAAAGAGGGCGACAAGATGTACTTAAAACCAGATGAGCGCGTTAAAATCTGGTAA
- a CDS encoding EAL domain-containing protein, protein MQTRITKTLLACFILFVSGLNMVWAGGFVQRVFTDRDGLAATSIRGLTLDDHGFVWAATEQGLYRVSNSKVRRIDKTGSESRLADDFLNSVVNVGQDKLLVSTNAALYLYDIRGNQFTLFGSPDLFPHFRGGAMVSAARMDAQRWLLLIDNGQIYQYSPATSELTLVTQLAVNRDLPWRKLLVLPNEQILLAGQFDLLLLDKSGKTLSKYPWTESMGSILDMLEDTKHRVWLATSRGVYRFEPSTQQLEAVPELPDWSTVIVEDPKGSLWFASRFGLLKWSPETHQIENYQEELKKQANMEILKAMLFDDSGLMWVGGSGDGLALLASRPDFILETYTADKPYALDDAMIWSVFAAPEGLWLGSSNVVFIAKDTQQTIDIPIEGLLSHESIYDISPFAEHYLLISSTSGLFVVDRTSFKGESFAKWINGQDEFKNKLVYRTYVDPLLKGRVWIASSTGLYFWDPGLKAPQAFDIDKPAKLAKDAVEPKRPAIRTLYRASDGKLWIGGKRVFGYLDEANEFHDQRSLFNGLSAMPTVSHIEEMSPGVMWFGSYEKGLFEYHLNSSELVSLTALWQVNCSSVFFIQKTPKANLVACADSLIRQDVATGHIAMFNQLDGLISDEMNEGAYFYSPEFGLYLGTPEGVMHLDVDKLVNRITDDHVMLESVSVYYDNSTEVSLLPQPMMVIKPDANMVSLQITNLDYLDDSPIQFKYRLRYQGEEDNYVLLQGESQINLAGLAAGEYGLEILSQVNGIWSDKPFAYPFYVEQHWWLTQGFKGILLLIFSIIALSLAWYRQRQVRTFMTMNQALTESDDRLRQSLRGSDSDLWEWHRDTQSFYLDNRGAVLGNHANEIVVTLETLPVHPEDRDKALGQWNSMLAGEVDRFEAEYRYQRRSGNWGWLRVRGRPVSRNRTTHEIERVAGIYSDITLQRQLEDEINLLAQAFENTSEGVLILDVDENIRVANHAAQQIIGSEQHDLVGQSFSQFVQMKDGLSTEVHQLLGQDNSWTGERELVGQNGLVCPVWLNVSVMQSTSDSSVHYVIVFSDITERKRTEADLRRLANYDVLTGLPNRSLFSSRLLQSIQTAQQSGEKLALLFLDLDRFKHVNDSYGHSMGDALLVEASNRLQSCIGSEHLLCRFGGDEFVILLRNANNLNEINHIAERLLAQIVAPFKLFGREFYISTSIGISIWPDDAVQPEAFIKNADLAMYHAKEEGRGNFKYYSSERNAQALYHLRLEADLRKAIEREEFELYYQPQIDILRGDKFIGMEALIRWRHPKEGYIRPDIFIKVAEACGLVVEIDRWVFRRACLDGAKWVKHCNTPFKLSVNISAVHFRQPDFIDGLKKILADTQMPTSSLGLEITEGVLMKEVQAAKTHLTQLKELGIEVAIDDFGTGYSSLAYLRHFDVNTLKIDRSFLIDIATNSADQAIVSSIIELARNLKLTVVAEGVETVEQLEQVFSRGCYIVQGYYFAKPMSVVEFERYLLKKSVLGS, encoded by the coding sequence ATGCAAACAAGAATAACTAAAACACTTCTGGCATGTTTCATCCTTTTTGTCTCTGGTCTGAACATGGTTTGGGCTGGTGGATTTGTGCAACGTGTTTTCACCGACCGAGATGGATTAGCCGCCACCAGTATCCGTGGCTTGACCTTAGATGACCATGGTTTTGTCTGGGCGGCGACCGAGCAAGGCTTATATCGCGTGAGTAATTCTAAAGTCAGACGCATAGACAAAACGGGGAGCGAGTCCCGTCTTGCGGATGATTTCCTTAATTCAGTGGTCAACGTAGGGCAAGACAAGCTGCTGGTCAGCACCAACGCGGCGCTGTATCTCTACGATATCCGTGGCAATCAATTTACGCTGTTTGGCTCACCCGATTTGTTCCCGCACTTTCGCGGTGGCGCCATGGTGTCTGCGGCGCGTATGGATGCCCAGCGTTGGCTATTGCTGATTGATAATGGTCAGATTTATCAGTATTCCCCTGCGACTTCTGAACTCACTCTGGTGACTCAACTGGCGGTTAATCGCGATCTGCCTTGGCGCAAGTTATTGGTGCTCCCCAATGAGCAAATCCTGCTGGCTGGGCAATTTGATTTATTGCTGCTGGATAAGTCAGGTAAAACCCTCAGTAAATACCCATGGACTGAGTCTATGGGAAGCATTCTCGATATGCTTGAGGATACGAAACACCGCGTATGGTTGGCGACGAGCCGTGGCGTGTATCGTTTCGAGCCAAGCACACAGCAACTTGAGGCCGTGCCTGAATTACCCGATTGGAGCACTGTGATTGTTGAAGACCCTAAAGGCTCGCTATGGTTTGCCAGTCGTTTTGGCCTATTGAAATGGTCGCCAGAGACTCACCAGATTGAGAATTATCAGGAGGAGCTGAAAAAGCAGGCCAATATGGAAATCCTCAAGGCCATGCTGTTCGATGATTCGGGTTTGATGTGGGTGGGTGGCTCTGGCGATGGCTTGGCGCTGCTGGCATCGCGTCCCGATTTTATCTTAGAGACCTATACCGCGGATAAACCCTACGCGTTGGACGATGCCATGATTTGGTCGGTGTTTGCGGCACCTGAAGGACTCTGGCTTGGCTCATCCAATGTGGTGTTTATTGCCAAGGATACACAGCAAACCATAGATATCCCGATTGAAGGTTTGCTGTCCCACGAGAGCATTTACGATATCAGCCCATTTGCCGAGCACTACTTGCTGATCTCAAGCACCAGCGGCCTGTTTGTGGTTGATAGGACAAGCTTTAAGGGCGAGAGTTTTGCAAAGTGGATCAATGGCCAAGATGAATTTAAAAACAAGCTGGTTTATCGCACTTATGTCGATCCACTGTTAAAGGGGCGGGTGTGGATCGCCAGTTCTACTGGCCTGTATTTCTGGGATCCCGGCTTAAAGGCACCGCAGGCCTTTGACATCGACAAGCCTGCAAAACTTGCTAAAGATGCCGTGGAACCCAAGCGTCCGGCGATTAGAACCTTGTATCGCGCCTCCGACGGTAAGCTGTGGATCGGTGGTAAACGGGTTTTTGGCTATCTGGATGAGGCTAATGAGTTCCACGATCAGCGAAGCCTATTCAATGGCTTGAGTGCCATGCCCACCGTTAGCCATATCGAAGAAATGTCACCTGGAGTGATGTGGTTTGGCTCCTACGAAAAGGGCTTATTTGAGTATCACCTCAACAGCAGTGAACTGGTTTCGCTGACTGCGCTATGGCAAGTGAATTGCAGCTCAGTGTTTTTTATCCAAAAGACGCCTAAAGCTAATCTGGTGGCCTGCGCCGATTCACTGATCCGCCAAGATGTAGCAACCGGCCATATCGCCATGTTTAACCAACTCGATGGGCTGATTTCCGATGAAATGAATGAAGGAGCTTACTTCTATTCGCCCGAGTTTGGTCTATATCTTGGCACCCCGGAAGGGGTCATGCATTTGGATGTGGATAAGCTGGTCAACCGGATCACCGATGACCATGTGATGCTCGAGTCTGTGTCTGTCTATTACGATAACAGCACCGAAGTTTCCCTATTACCCCAGCCCATGATGGTAATTAAACCCGATGCCAACATGGTGAGTTTACAGATCACTAACCTCGATTATCTCGATGATTCGCCGATTCAATTTAAATATCGACTGCGCTACCAAGGGGAAGAAGATAACTATGTACTGCTGCAAGGCGAGTCGCAGATAAACCTCGCTGGACTGGCGGCGGGCGAGTATGGGCTGGAGATTTTAAGTCAGGTGAATGGGATCTGGTCGGATAAACCCTTCGCTTATCCCTTCTATGTTGAGCAGCATTGGTGGTTGACTCAGGGCTTTAAGGGCATCTTGCTACTGATTTTTTCGATCATCGCATTGAGTCTGGCCTGGTATCGTCAGCGTCAAGTTAGGACCTTTATGACGATGAACCAAGCGCTGACCGAGAGTGACGACCGTTTGCGTCAGTCCCTGCGTGGGAGCGATTCCGATCTCTGGGAATGGCATAGAGATACCCAGAGCTTTTACCTCGATAACCGTGGCGCCGTGTTGGGTAACCATGCTAATGAGATTGTGGTTACCCTCGAGACTCTCCCCGTCCACCCTGAGGATAGGGATAAAGCCTTAGGTCAGTGGAATAGTATGTTAGCGGGTGAAGTCGACCGCTTTGAGGCGGAATATCGTTATCAACGCCGCAGTGGTAATTGGGGCTGGTTAAGAGTGAGGGGCCGCCCTGTGTCGCGTAATCGCACTACCCACGAGATTGAACGGGTAGCGGGGATTTATAGCGACATTACCCTGCAGCGTCAGCTAGAGGATGAAATTAATCTTCTCGCCCAAGCCTTTGAGAACACCTCAGAAGGGGTGTTGATCTTGGATGTGGATGAAAATATTCGGGTGGCGAACCATGCGGCGCAGCAAATTATTGGCTCTGAGCAGCATGACCTCGTGGGACAATCATTTTCTCAATTCGTGCAAATGAAGGATGGTCTCTCGACCGAAGTGCATCAGTTGCTCGGCCAAGACAATTCATGGACGGGTGAGCGTGAGTTAGTGGGGCAGAATGGGCTGGTTTGCCCCGTATGGCTTAACGTCTCGGTGATGCAGTCGACGAGTGATAGCTCAGTACACTATGTAATTGTCTTTTCGGATATTACCGAGCGAAAACGTACCGAGGCGGACCTGAGACGATTGGCGAATTATGATGTGTTAACTGGGCTGCCAAACCGCTCACTGTTTTCGAGCAGGTTATTGCAATCGATTCAGACCGCGCAGCAGAGTGGTGAAAAGCTGGCGCTTTTATTCCTCGATCTCGACCGCTTTAAACATGTAAACGACTCCTACGGCCACAGCATGGGCGATGCCTTGCTGGTCGAAGCCTCCAACCGCTTGCAGTCTTGCATCGGCAGTGAGCATTTGCTGTGTCGTTTTGGCGGCGATGAGTTTGTGATCCTGCTGAGAAATGCCAATAACTTAAATGAGATAAACCACATTGCCGAGCGGTTACTCGCGCAAATTGTGGCGCCATTTAAATTGTTTGGTCGCGAGTTTTATATCTCCACCAGTATCGGTATCAGTATTTGGCCCGACGATGCGGTGCAGCCCGAAGCCTTTATTAAAAATGCTGATCTTGCCATGTACCACGCTAAAGAAGAGGGGCGTGGCAACTTTAAATATTATTCGTCGGAGCGTAATGCCCAAGCCTTATACCATTTACGCTTGGAAGCTGATTTACGTAAGGCCATCGAGCGGGAAGAGTTTGAACTCTATTATCAGCCGCAGATTGATATTTTGCGGGGCGATAAATTTATTGGGATGGAAGCCTTAATTCGTTGGCGTCATCCGAAGGAAGGTTATATCCGTCCCGATATTTTTATTAAGGTCGCCGAAGCCTGTGGTTTAGTGGTTGAAATCGACCGCTGGGTATTCCGCCGAGCCTGCTTGGACGGCGCTAAATGGGTGAAACATTGCAACACTCCGTTTAAATTGTCGGTGAATATTTCGGCGGTGCATTTCCGTCAACCTGACTTTATTGATGGGTTAAAGAAAATTTTGGCCGATACACAAATGCCGACCTCATCCCTCGGGTTAGAAATCACCGAAGGGGTGCTAATGAAGGAAGTGCAAGCGGCGAAAACCCATCTGACTCAGCTTAAAGAGTTGGGAATTGAAGTGGCCATCGATGACTTCGGTACTGGGTATTCTTCGTTAGCTTACTTACGTCATTTTGATGTGAATACCTTGAAGATTGATCGCTCCTTCTTAATTGATATCGCCACCAACTCTGCGGATCAGGCCATTGTCAGCAGTATTATTGAGTTGGCCCGCAACTTGAAATTAACCGTGGTGGCCGAAGGGGTCGAAACCGTTGAGCAATTGGAGCAGGTCTTTAGCCGCGGCTGTTACATTGTGCAGGGCTATTACTTTGCCAAACCTATGTCTGTGGTCGAGTTCGAGCGATATTTACTGAAAAAGAGCGTGCTTGGCTCTTAA
- the aceF gene encoding pyruvate dehydrogenase complex dihydrolipoyllysine-residue acetyltransferase, with product MAELKEVLVPDIGGDEVQVIEICASVGDTLAAEESILTVESDKATMDIPAPFAGVLAELKVAVGDKVSEGTLIAMMQAAGTANVQAAPVAQAAAPAPAPAAPAPVQAAPAPVAAAPATGATQVVEVTVPDIGGDTDVSVIEVLVAAGDKIEVDAGLITLETDKATMDVPSPFAGVVKEVKVAVGDKVSQGSLVIMLEVGGVAPAAAPQASAPAASAPVAQAAPAAPVAPVAAAAPVVAVKEIQVPDIGDASNVDVIEVLVSVGDDITVDQGLITLETDKATMEVPAPFAGKLLSLTVKVGDKVSQGSVIATIETVTAGAAPAPQAAAPAPVAQEAAPAPVAAAPSRPPVPHHPSAGAPVATGVVHASPAVRRLAREFGVDLTQVTGSGRKGRIMKEDVQAYVKYELSRPKATAATSVAAGNGGGLQVIAAPKVDFSKFGEVEEIPLSRIQKISGPNLHRNWVTIPHVTQFDEADITEMEEFRKQQNDAAAKKKADYKITPLVFMMKAVAKTLQQFPVFNSSLSSDGESLIKKKYYHIGVAVDTPNGLVVPVVRDVDKKGIIELSRELADISVRARDGKLKSADMQGSCFTISSLGGIGGTAFTPIVNYPDVAILGVSKSEIKPKWNGKEFEPKLMLPLSLSYDHRVIDGAMAARFSVTLSGILSDIRTLIL from the coding sequence ATGGCTGAATTAAAAGAAGTTTTAGTCCCCGATATCGGTGGGGATGAAGTACAGGTTATTGAGATCTGTGCTTCTGTGGGCGATACCTTAGCAGCGGAAGAGTCGATTCTGACCGTTGAAAGCGACAAGGCGACCATGGATATTCCTGCGCCTTTCGCGGGTGTGTTAGCCGAATTGAAAGTGGCCGTCGGTGACAAAGTCAGCGAAGGTACTTTAATTGCGATGATGCAAGCAGCGGGCACGGCTAATGTTCAAGCTGCGCCAGTTGCTCAAGCTGCCGCTCCTGCGCCAGCCCCAGCAGCACCTGCTCCAGTACAAGCGGCTCCAGCCCCTGTGGCTGCCGCGCCAGCGACGGGCGCAACCCAAGTGGTTGAAGTCACTGTGCCGGATATTGGTGGTGACACCGATGTGTCTGTTATCGAAGTCTTAGTTGCCGCTGGCGATAAGATTGAGGTTGACGCTGGCCTTATCACGCTTGAAACCGACAAAGCGACCATGGACGTACCATCGCCATTCGCGGGTGTGGTAAAAGAAGTGAAAGTGGCTGTGGGTGACAAGGTTTCTCAAGGCTCATTAGTGATCATGCTCGAAGTGGGCGGCGTGGCACCTGCTGCAGCGCCACAAGCGAGCGCACCAGCAGCCTCTGCACCTGTCGCTCAAGCGGCTCCTGCTGCGCCAGTTGCTCCAGTCGCCGCTGCAGCACCAGTGGTTGCGGTTAAAGAAATCCAAGTGCCTGATATTGGCGATGCGAGCAATGTCGATGTGATCGAAGTGCTCGTGTCTGTGGGCGATGACATTACAGTTGATCAAGGTTTAATTACCCTTGAAACCGACAAAGCGACCATGGAAGTACCAGCGCCATTCGCCGGTAAACTGTTGTCGTTAACCGTTAAAGTGGGTGACAAGGTTTCTCAAGGCAGCGTGATTGCGACGATTGAAACTGTGACTGCTGGTGCAGCTCCTGCACCTCAAGCAGCAGCGCCAGCACCAGTTGCCCAAGAAGCGGCACCAGCGCCTGTTGCAGCAGCTCCTAGCCGTCCACCAGTTCCACATCACCCAAGTGCGGGTGCGCCAGTGGCAACCGGTGTGGTTCATGCATCTCCTGCGGTTCGCCGTTTGGCCCGTGAATTTGGTGTGGACCTCACTCAAGTGACGGGTTCTGGCCGTAAAGGTCGCATCATGAAGGAAGACGTACAGGCGTATGTGAAGTACGAACTGTCTCGTCCTAAGGCGACAGCAGCAACTTCAGTTGCAGCGGGTAACGGTGGTGGTCTGCAAGTGATTGCTGCACCGAAAGTGGATTTCAGCAAGTTTGGTGAAGTGGAAGAGATTCCATTGAGCCGCATCCAGAAGATCTCTGGTCCAAACCTGCACCGTAACTGGGTAACCATTCCTCACGTGACTCAGTTCGATGAAGCTGATATCACCGAAATGGAAGAGTTCCGTAAGCAGCAGAACGACGCGGCGGCGAAGAAAAAAGCCGATTATAAGATCACTCCGCTGGTCTTTATGATGAAAGCCGTGGCGAAAACGCTGCAACAGTTCCCAGTGTTCAACTCAAGCTTAAGCAGCGACGGTGAATCACTGATCAAGAAGAAGTACTACCACATCGGTGTGGCGGTTGATACGCCAAACGGTTTGGTGGTGCCTGTGGTTCGTGACGTCGATAAGAAAGGGATCATCGAGTTATCTCGTGAGCTGGCCGATATTTCTGTCCGTGCCCGCGATGGTAAGCTCAAATCTGCCGATATGCAAGGCAGTTGCTTCACCATTTCTAGCCTAGGCGGTATTGGTGGAACGGCATTTACGCCTATCGTGAACTATCCAGATGTGGCGATTTTAGGCGTATCTAAGTCTGAGATTAAACCTAAGTGGAATGGTAAAGAGTTTGAGCCTAAGTTAATGTTGCCGCTCTCGCTATCTTACGACCACCGTGTGATCGATGGCGCCATGGCAGCACGCTTTAGCGTCACGCTGTCAGGAATTCTGTCCGATATTCGTACTTTGATTCTGTAA
- the hxpB gene encoding hexitol phosphatase HxpB: MTSLSIQAVIFDMDGVLIDSEPLWQRVEYEVLSALGVPVTIETIQQTTGLRIDQCVDYWYHKAPWADYDNAKVSIAIVDKVAEEILRTGEAMQGVQQAIDYCQAKGLKIGLATSSPTALINAVLSRLKLEGQFMSVESAEALTYGKPHPEVYLNCAAALGVDPRYCLAIEDSFNGLIAARAANMQTVAIPAPEQRGQAKWVIAHHQADSLLDLPAILG; this comes from the coding sequence ATGACATCCCTTAGTATTCAAGCTGTTATTTTTGATATGGATGGTGTGTTAATCGATTCTGAACCCCTTTGGCAACGGGTTGAGTATGAAGTCTTATCGGCACTTGGCGTGCCCGTCACTATCGAAACGATTCAACAAACCACAGGTTTACGTATCGACCAATGTGTCGACTATTGGTATCACAAAGCACCTTGGGCCGATTACGACAATGCCAAGGTCAGCATCGCCATCGTCGATAAAGTCGCAGAGGAAATCCTGCGAACGGGCGAAGCCATGCAAGGCGTTCAACAAGCCATTGATTACTGTCAAGCTAAAGGCTTAAAGATAGGCCTAGCCACCTCCTCACCAACTGCTTTGATTAATGCAGTACTATCAAGGCTTAAGCTTGAAGGGCAATTTATGTCAGTCGAATCGGCAGAGGCTCTCACCTATGGCAAGCCCCATCCCGAGGTTTACTTAAATTGCGCCGCCGCATTAGGAGTCGATCCGCGTTACTGCCTCGCGATTGAAGACTCATTCAATGGTCTTATCGCCGCCCGCGCCGCCAATATGCAGACCGTCGCCATTCCCGCACCGGAGCAACGCGGGCAGGCCAAATGGGTTATCGCCCATCACCAAGCCGACAGCTTGTTAGATTTACCGGCTATCTTGGGCTAA